GCCATTCTTGTCCGGCAACAGGCTGCCGCTGATTTCCAGCCAGTGCAGGCTGCCGTCTGGCCAGCGGATGCGGTGATGCATCGCCTGTTCCAGCGGCGCGCCGGCGATCACTGCGTGGAAGGCGCGCACGGTTTTCGCGCGGTCTTCCGGCGGCAACAGGTCGAGGTACTCAAGGTCGGCGGGCAGCGGCTGCCGTGGATCAAACCCGAACAACGCCTGAGTGCCCCGCGACCAGCTGATCTGCCCGCGCTCGATGTCCCAATACCAGGCACCGAGCCGCGCGCCGTTGAGCGCGGCGAGCAATTGCGGCGCGCTTTCCCAGCTCTGCTCGGAATGGCGCGGATCAACAGCCTGGATTCGCGGCATCGGCGGAATTCGGTCAACAGATTTCGGCATTGTCAGCGGGCCTTGAGCTGAGTGGCGTTAGGCACAGGGGGCGGCTCTATAGGATTAGCACAAGTCAGGCCGGAGTCCCTGGCCGATCGATTTGTGCATCCAGCAGGGCCATGAAGGCTCTTGCTGCGTTCGATAGCGTCCGTTCGGTGTGCAAGATATAGCCTAGCTGGCGAGTGAGCTGTATGCCCGGCAATGCGATGCTTGCCACTTGTTCATCGAGCATGGTGCGCGGCAGCACGCTCCAGGCCAGGCCGATGGAGACCATCATCTTGATGGTTTCCAGGTAGTTGGTGCTCATGGCGATGTTCGGCGTCAGGCCCTGGGCTTCGAACAAACGCTGGACGATGTGATGGGTAAAGGTGTTACCGCCGGGGAAAACTGCCGGATGGCCGGCGATGTCTGCCAGACTGACGGCGCCGTTGTTGATCAGCGAGTGCTCCGGGGCCACGACAAAATCCAGCGGGTCGTCCCACACCGGCGTGGCTTTGACCAGGGTGTGCGGCTCCGGCGCGAGGGTGATGACCGCCAGTTCTGCACGGCCGTGGAGAATTTCTTCATAGGCCACTTCCGAATCGAGGAACTGAATATCCAGCGCGACCTGTGGGTAGCGGCGAGTGAACTCCCTTAATAGAGGAGGCAAGCGGTGCAGGCCGATGTGGTGACTGGTGGCCAGGGTCAGGCGACCGCTGACTTCACCGGTCAGGTTGGTCAGGGCGCGGCGGGTGTCGTCGAGCACATTGAGAATCTGATAAGCCCGTGGCAGCAGGGCGCGGCCGGCCTCGGTCAGACCGACTTCGCGACCGAGGCGATCGAACAGGCGCACCTTTAATTGCTGCTCAAGCCCGGCGATGCGTTTGCTGATCGCCGGTTGGGTCAGGTGCAGGCGTTCGCCCGCGCCGGAGAAGCTGCCGGTCTCGGCGATGGCAATAAAAGCATTGAGGTTAGCCAGATCCATGTCGCATTCCAGTTGGTTATCCAAAGCATAAAAAATATGAATTTGAGTTATTTAATCTAACCCCATAGGATCGGCCTCACAAGCCAAAGGGTTATTGATAAGCCCAGGGCATAGAAACAAGCTGATGAGGAACCGTCTGATGGCCGGCAAAACGCTCTACGACAAGCTCTGGGATTCGCATTTGGTCAAGCAGCGCGACGATGGCTCGGCGCTGATCTACATCGATCGTCACATCATCCACGAAGTGACTTCGCCGCAAGCTTTCGAAGGCTTGCGTCTGGCCGGGCGCAAGCCTTGGCGCATCGATGCCAACATCGCCACCCCGGACCACAACGTACCGACCACCCCGGAACGCAAGGGCGGCATCGAAGCCATTGCCGATCAGGTTTCGCGTTTGCAGGTGCAGACCCTCGACGACAACTGCGATGAATACGGCATCGTCGAGTTCAAGATGAACGACGTTCGCCAGGGCATCGTCCACGTCATCAGCCCGGAGCAGGGCGCGACCTTGCCGGGTATGACGGTAGTCTGCGGCGACTCGCACACCTCCACCCACGGCGCATTCGGTGCATTGGCCCACGGCATCGGCACTTCCGAGGTCGAGCACGTGCTCGCCACGCAGTGCCTGGTCGCCAAAAAAATGAAGAACATGCTGGTGCGCGTCGAAGGCCAATTGCCGTTCGGCGTGACCGCCAAGGACATCGTCCTCGCCGTTATCGGCAAGATCGGCACCGCCGGCGGTAACGGCCATGCCATCGAATTTGCCGGCAGCGCGATCCGTGATCTGTCCGTCGAAGGCCGCATGACCATCTGTAACATGTCCATCGAAGCCGGCGCCCGCGTAGGCTTGGTGGCCGCGGATCAAAAGACCATCGACTACGTCAAGGGTCGTCCATTCGCGCCGAAGGGCGAGCAGTGGGACATGGCCGTCGAAGCCTGGAAAGATCTGGTCTCCGACGCCGATGCCAAATTCGACACCGTGGTCGAGCTGGATGCCGCGCAAATCAAGCCGCAAGTCAGCTGGGGCACTTCCCCGGAAATGGTTTTGGCTGTTGATCAGAACGTACCGGATCCGGCGAAGGAAATGGATCTGGTCAAGCGCGATTCGATTGTCCGCGCCTTGAAATACATGGGTTTGACCGCCAATCAGGCGATCACCGACATTCAGCTTGATCGCGTGTTCATCGGTTCTTGCACCAACTCGCGCATTGAAGACTTGCGCGCCGCTGCGGTAATTGCCAAGGGCCGCAAGGTCGCCTCGACCATCAAGCAGGCGATCGTCGTGCCGGGCTCGGGTCTGGTCAAGGCTCAGGCGGAGGCCGAAGGCCTCGACAAGATTTTCCTCGAAGCCGGTTTCGAGTGGCGCGAGCCGGGTTGCTCGATGTGCCTGGCGATGAACCCGGACCGTTTGGAGTCCGGCGAGCACTGCGCCTCGACTTCCAACCGCAACTTCGAAGGCCGTCAGGGCGCCGGTGGCCGTACCCACCTCGTCAGCCCTGCCATGGCGGCAGCAGCAGCGGTGAACGGCCGTTTCATCGACGTTCGTCAATTGATCCAAGGAGCACAGTAAAGATGAAGGCATTCACTCAGCACACTGGTCTTGTCGCGCCTCTGGATCGTGCC
This genomic interval from Pseudomonas koreensis contains the following:
- a CDS encoding LysR family transcriptional regulator — its product is MDLANLNAFIAIAETGSFSGAGERLHLTQPAISKRIAGLEQQLKVRLFDRLGREVGLTEAGRALLPRAYQILNVLDDTRRALTNLTGEVSGRLTLATSHHIGLHRLPPLLREFTRRYPQVALDIQFLDSEVAYEEILHGRAELAVITLAPEPHTLVKATPVWDDPLDFVVAPEHSLINNGAVSLADIAGHPAVFPGGNTFTHHIVQRLFEAQGLTPNIAMSTNYLETIKMMVSIGLAWSVLPRTMLDEQVASIALPGIQLTRQLGYILHTERTLSNAARAFMALLDAQIDRPGTPA
- the leuC gene encoding 3-isopropylmalate dehydratase large subunit — encoded protein: MAGKTLYDKLWDSHLVKQRDDGSALIYIDRHIIHEVTSPQAFEGLRLAGRKPWRIDANIATPDHNVPTTPERKGGIEAIADQVSRLQVQTLDDNCDEYGIVEFKMNDVRQGIVHVISPEQGATLPGMTVVCGDSHTSTHGAFGALAHGIGTSEVEHVLATQCLVAKKMKNMLVRVEGQLPFGVTAKDIVLAVIGKIGTAGGNGHAIEFAGSAIRDLSVEGRMTICNMSIEAGARVGLVAADQKTIDYVKGRPFAPKGEQWDMAVEAWKDLVSDADAKFDTVVELDAAQIKPQVSWGTSPEMVLAVDQNVPDPAKEMDLVKRDSIVRALKYMGLTANQAITDIQLDRVFIGSCTNSRIEDLRAAAVIAKGRKVASTIKQAIVVPGSGLVKAQAEAEGLDKIFLEAGFEWREPGCSMCLAMNPDRLESGEHCASTSNRNFEGRQGAGGRTHLVSPAMAAAAAVNGRFIDVRQLIQGAQ